The DNA region GAGTGATGCATAGAAGAGGGATAACCGCTTAAGGATCCTGCCTGAAAATTTCATGTTAGAAAGTAACTTTCATTTCTGGGGaactaattatttgaaaattaatgcATTTTATTTCAATAAGTATAACATGTaagttaactaattaatatattttatttaattatttaagttttcttattatttatgaGATGTtggtgtttttatttaattatttaatttataaaaaaattaaaatattaaaaaatatctaaaaatatagaaataaatataaataaataaaattttaaaagaattattaaaaaaatagtttaaaaataaattaaacttttggCGACGTTTGAGTTATTATTACCAACGCATAAATAAGCGTTGTAAAATGTCATTGCCTTTTGGCAATGCTAAAATTAGtagtaccgacgcttaaataagcgttgttaaaacaTGCATCCACCCTGCTTTCGGTGATGCAAGAATAAGTGTCAGTAATATTtatggcgacgcttttaagggttggcagaaACTTTTTTAAGCGTCACCGTaagtcttttttgttgtagtgaaaGTGGTAGGCACGCAAGTTTTTTCTGAATGTAATCAAGCCCTAAATCGTAaagcaaaattttaaaaaatcgttaaattacacaatatttttcctaattttctGAAATTTAGGAGGCGACTCTATAGTTTAAAGTCTAAAATTCtctatttatttagaatatttttacaaattaattctTGAATTAAACGgactctaaaaataaaattactatattaaaaaataaacagcCGAGAAATCAAGCCGATCAAACTTCCATAACGACTCTGCTATGGAATTTTTTTCGgtcattcaaaaataatttttatattgttttacacttaataaacaaacaaaaaaaggtaaaagaaaactcaaaacttatctaattaatttacatGAGTCTCTATTTGTAAAAGGAACAAGCATCATATTACTCTAGAGATTTTTAAGGAAGTGCGATCGGCACAAGAGGCACATCACCGCACGATCGGCACGGAGGCACGATAAACACATACGACACGATCGTCATAAGTGATACGATATTATCTTGAGTCGGAACTCATCAATCGGCACCGAAATTACCATTTATCAAAGGAAGTGCGATCGGCACGGGCGGTACGATGGGCACAGGCGGCACAACCCGATCTGCACAGATGACACGATATTGTCTTGCATCATAAATGAGTCATTAAGTTTCTCTAGTTTAGGGTTTCTTGTACATTTATAAACATTGCTGAAATTTGCCCTCGATTGCGGTTTATTTGTGATCATTTCTTAGGTTTTCTATAATTACTCTCTTTTTCTATGTTTCTGTCATCACGGGGAAGAgaaagaacaaaagtaataaatctaaagaagttatGGATTTTGTGTTGGAAGAAATCAAGGAAGCAGCCgtcaaagaaattgaaagaattgctgaagaagttatcaaagaaCAACAAGAACCAACACAAGTAAGCAATCTGCTCCAACTGCTACTGGAAAATTTCTGTTAAAAATGATGCAGAAAAACATAGGGATAATGAAGGAGCTTGGAAGATATactataatgaaagagctaatCTATTTGGGCTCAAGAATTAGATTACAAAACtccttatgcatgccaaaaggggagaaattgtcatcaataaaGAGAAAGAATAGCATATTACAATTTAACTCAACATCCACTATCTTCAAAACTGTAATCTGctgaaaaaaaagaatatgaagaaattgttcaatggtcaATTACTACAATGAAGGATCTTATGAAGGAtcccaaatctaagtcatataatATTAGGAAcaactcgacatggaaaactaatgaagtctggaagaacaacaatgcaaaaaagtcagaagatcATGTCTATAAAGGGAAAATATATTTGGGAAATacacagacaaaagtggaggtattgaattctcaatttgaatttaaattgcctactgAAGTAGAGGAAAACTGTATAAAGGAATGAGAAAATCTActtgtgggaaactacatagggaaaaacagagtatccttcccaattactaaagatgcacTATTGAAGAAATGGAAAGGAAAAGGGAtggagaagatttcagcaaatttccatgatttatatttccttaaattcaagaagggGTCTAATCTGgaggaaattctagaaaatggcatacatatataggatccaactatatgaaattagaaaaatggtctaaagacttgaacctattgagtaaaccaaaagaaactgcacagatatggttcaagcttTAGAATATACCTgtacatatgtacaattctgaagcacttagtcattttgtaggtttattgggtagaTTATTATACATGAatccaattactgaaggaggagatcacatatcatttgctagaattagcattgaggtgcataATATAAGCACATTGCCAAAAAGTATGACCGTAGTTGACAGAAAAGAAAAACCTACTGTTATGGAAATCagttatgagtggaggccagacAGATACTCTTTCTgcaataccttccaacatgcaagcccaaaatgtgatttggctaaggaagaagattagaaaattcataaaggccagaaagtaaagatgcGGGAAAATGAAATAAAGGTGCAAATTTTCAAAGAGCAAAATgtgattaaaaatatgaaacagaagataaagaaaattttgtataagaagAAAGTAGTACGAAGAAGGAagtggaacctcaacctaatcatgttgaataGATAGTTGAtaattctcaatcaaatcaagttgaagtggttgctgatgaaaatagagaggaagatactcaggtTAATCAAGAGGTAGAAGAGAATTATAAGGTTGATACAAAGGAATCCAAAGTTGTTGAGAATTTCAAAGCTAaagttgaagaaaataaaaataatgatctcgaaattcaagttgagaacaacaaagTGAAGAGCCCAAAAAtcctaaataataattatttctatcaaatcagaacgggttcatataaagaaagaaatcaaaatgagaatagacaGTATTCATCAACTTCTTGAGTTCATCccctttcattgcaagaggaaggggaagggaaagaggaaggacaaggggaagaggaagacaacatgTTGAAATATCAGGTtagtatggaaataaaaatcccgattgggataattaggatttgatacagtttgtaatctttgtttgtaatctctgtttcttgtatgtttgattgctatcAATTaggttctttagggtcgtttaattgtcatcatttaatcatagctaaaatttgtctaactttgattcttgaccctcccacttttgaaagtttaatgaaatagttttaattgTTTTCCCAAAACAAAACAATCATCATATTACTTAAACATGTGTAAGAGATATATTAAACAGTACTTTACACATCTATTGAAATATGAGCAAAGAGTTTATTGCACGGgaattgaaaaatcaaattattttaaggaaTAATTTTGTATCGGTTAGgtcccaaaataattaatcttggaccatttatttttaataaataaaagttgtacaaatgtttttttttcaatcaacgTTTTTTCGTTTTAAAACCTAAATCGGTCTAAGCTTTATGCCTTACCTTGCTCTCGAATCCCTTGAATGAGTGAGACGAAAAACCGAAATGATAGCTCACATTGATGGAGTGCATAATCTCTCAGGCTTTTATACTGAGTTAGAATTTATTACATGATTTCTTATCCGCAATGCATTACTCCATTTACATGGTTGATTGTTCTAGCTATCCCTTACATTCCAATAGAATAAAAATTCTACAAAATGGTTTAACGAGGTTGCTTCAAGTTTCTTGAGCATACTAGTATATAAGACATTGATGAGTGACGTCCATTCTCATTCTCGTATTTGATCTTCAACCAAACTCTTGGGATATGAAGTTATTGGTTATGATCAAGAGATCATATCATTAATTGAAGATTGATAAATGGGAATGACCATCATGAATCACATATCCGTCATTAACATCTTCGCATACTTGAGTTGCTTCGAGATATCGTCGTTTATACATATGATAATTTGTCAACGCTCCATCAAACTATAATAGGTCTTCCATTAATGGAGTGCATCATCTCTCAAATTTTACATCAAGTTAGCATTTTTGTattcttgtatatatataatgcattaCTCTATTGCCACGTGGTTAGTTTTTCTAGTTACttctttttgtttgatttcaaagatacttaaaaattataaaatgagcTTACATCAACTATgttgaatatataaatgtatagaACTTTGaggaaataatttttattctcaTCCTTGAATTTTTCATGATCATTGTGTAGATTGAGAAATGTTTTTGTCTAGATGACATAATCGTCATTGTCTCGAAGCAAAAGAAAGACAAAATGTTGTGAATGCATCTTTTGGAGTAACTACCTTTCTATGTCTATATGCAAAAGCCAAATCGACTATGTGGTTTTCATGATTCTTTTAATTGATGGGTCTTGTTTTTGGTTTGTCATGAAGTACCTATAGGTCTAGAAAAACagttaaagagaaaaattacACTAATCACATGACGATTTGTGTTATCATCTAAGCACACACGTGTTTCCAAGGGGAAATAGACACGCACTTTCAAACTCGTCGtttttatttaaagtaaaaatatttaaatgtggagtaaataataaataaggatAACCTATTACAAACATTCAACGTTCATCCTCACCTTAAAAATGCACacaatatttacaaaatataatattttttttacatccaatacattacaaaaaaaaagatatgAAAATGAGTATTCTCTTAGCTTTTCCGTTCCTCGTCATTTGTCCTTTCACCTTCTTCGTTTAAATTGTCTTGTCACTAGTACAAACTTAACTAGAAAGGTCAAATCTTAATATCAAGACTGTCGTCTTCGTGTCACTCCATTTGGAAAAATATGAGGAATATGGCTTTTGGTTGACTCCTACATGTATGGATAAGACATTTCTTCAAGGGGTGTTATCTCGTTTTAGCCCGAACATCTTGAGTTTAAAACCATAACACTTTTGATGGGTGGCCCAAATGACTAAAATTGTGGCACCGAACATAGActtacctacaaaataaacacCAAAGTCAAGAAAACCttatgtcattttttaaaaaaatttaaaatgtactCGTGAATGCCTATTTCAACTATAATGCATAGACGTATTTACATAAGTATAGTTGACATATAATAGTTTCCGACGTGGTTCTAGAATAACAATCAACGTGTCATACGAGTAGTGATCCAGCTTTTCAGTCTAAGtaaaatcacaataaaatattatttcccCAACATCTTATATGAAGTCATCAATATAAGAGAGCATACCTTCAATCGAGAATTTCTTCCCCTCTTAGTGCTACCACTAAAAGGTAAACTCACTACAAATATAGAAGTGATGATCGATCCTAGGACCTTAAGTCAATTTTATGGAACATCACTCAATTTTTGAATAGAGTATCATTCCTAATTGTTTAATCATTGCACCTAATACTATAGGTGTACATATGACATTTCATAATGCACATTGTGTACTAGCTCAAAACAATATGGTGATGTGTCCAAGATTAAAACCAATGCACGTTGGCACGAGCttagtcttttcactgacgattCGTGCgtcactagttacgatcttcgcaagaacgagtaactagtcagccttattcgacgcaacactcgacgtttaatagaattgacacaagaattctagagagggattaaactcttacaaagaataatattatatcacttgaatacttggtgatttacaatgtaatacctcacgggtatttataggactaattctagctattacattaatgacatactaatttagggcattccTTATAAGTGTCAATTAGTAATTCACTgatttagggattccttctaattatcaattagtgatgcactaatcaaggacattccttttaactatcaattagtgatgcgctAATTAAGGACATGCCTTTTAACTGTCAATCGATGATGCACTAATTTGGCACCTCCTTCCAACTAGAACATTCCTTGCGTTAGGCTTAAGCGACTTAaacctcctcctcttcttgggccaggaagattgggtcgtgacattctccttaagcctcctcttcttCCTGGACTAGAAagattgggccgtgacattctcccccactcaatctggcgacgtcctcgtcgcgTCCTCCTTGTAGGCCTAGATGATGTCTCCACATATGATAGAAGTTTTGAGCGACATGCTAGCTTTCCAACCcatttcttctctaagaaagggTCTTCGTATTGCCTCACAAGCCCCTTGTGAACTTTGGAAAATCGTCTCCCTTGATGGAGGAGAATTTTACTATCACTTggtttcctccgaactccaagtgtcttcttttcttgtcctcccatttcttcattcttttggcggtCTTGGCTATTTTGCACTTCTCTTTTCTTGAAGTGAAACTCCTCTTCTTGGGTCAGGAAGATTGtgccgtgacattctccttaagcctcctcctcttcctgggccaggaagattgggccgTGACAATGTACGTAGAAAGACAAATTGGATTATGTACAATTTTTGCcgtaatttattatttcattttttttagattttttactttttagattttttttttgttaaaggtgtaaaataatattcttagaTATGGTAAAAAGTTTATTCCATACTAAACATCCATTACTCCTAATAGAGTTGCCATAAAAACTATAACGCCAAAATCGACTTTCTAGACACTCATTTTCACTCCtcaatttctattttaaaaataattccaagtctataaaattatttcatatacaTGCTCATTAAAAggatattgaaaataattaattcataaacgaCGTCGTGTCAATCGTATCgcaattgttaaattatagacatttttcaatatatatatatatatatatatatatatatatatattcataaaataagtaagcaaataaatatgataaataaaataaatatatattaatgttgatttatttatacaaataaataggtaaaataaaataatatataaaaaatttagtttatttgtttttacctgagttaaagaaaaaattaattaataattaattaattaataaatatatctagGAAACTAGTGGTGATTGTTAATGGCTTAAAAGAAAAAGTCAAATCGATCCTGTTGAAAGTAAGACATTTAGACCACCATAAATCTTCTtcaatataagaaaaaaaggatacgtcaaaaaaaaatcaattttttcgtGTGTGAGATGGTTTGTCAAAGAGGTGTTTAAAGAGGTGTTTAAGAAGGTTCTAACAATTTTCAAAAGTGTTTAAAGCTCACtttaaactcaaattttttcttaattccatttacaaattcaaatttcatacATAAATTTGAGTTTGGTATATTTCATCTatcatttaatttctttaaatttaaatagttaattgaaatttattcataacatgatttaattttttttacttaaattaaatttattttattaactttatattaaaataatttaaatttaattttaaaattgaaaaacacGTACCATATTCTTGAGCTTTTGCTCAAAAATAACAACccaataaagattaaaataaaataatcgcAAGTTTTGCAATGAAAGTTTTGCAACGACTTAAGGTTGAAGATTAAGTTCGTGAACCAAGTCCGCCTTCAACTCATGATCCTAAATCTGGCTCATCACCCTTAAAATtgtgtgtttttattttcaattttatttatttgttatttatacaTTAGAAATACAttgaacatttttaataaataaaaaattaaaaaccattaaaaataatacttttaagaagaagaatttttttctatttaggttcaatttttaaaatttgatttcaaattaactacaaccACTCGAAAATCtttgaattgatttatttatactcatcaaatccaatttttaatataataaatttttaattctaCTTTGggcaattttttttattttttcattattcaaGGCATTGGTTtatctaatataaataattgtatttatattctTTAGATTTAGTCTTACAGAATAAGTTagatattttagattattaagattagataaataattatgaaatattaaaatatagattatagacAGTTTTGTAAGAACAAGTGAGACATAACACGAAAACAGTAACCAATCATCACCGAATCCTTTAAAGAACTCTTTTCTTATGGTGTGATTGTTCTAcgtatcaaaatatttatttttttaattttgtgggAAAAGTTAGATGGTCGACTCTTAAATtacaaaactttattttaactaattcctcgatttgatttaatttaaattattttgaaattttcaaaaaaaattataatttatatttatttctaaaaaatcaaaaaattgtaCATATTTTTCAGAATGACCATTTTAATCACGTACCGACCCTCTccgaaaacaaaacaaaaaaatccttaaaatcaagaattcattttttaataaaacctaaattcaaacaaaaatttcaacAACTATACtcacttattaatttataatttcttaaaaatttggGTTAAAACATACAAATTTGTAATTTGAATCTAAAActataaaacattatttcattctaaGGCATTAtacaattcattaattaaaatatttaaatactgtatatttttaaatattattttttgatctatattatatattaatattctttaaaaaaattactaaaaatattatcacttccttaaaatcatttcaattatttagaTCTAAACAactaggttatttaaataagcggaatttaaataacaaaaactaataaaacaTCGATTCACACAACTATAAgtaatcacatcactcaattaataactcaaaatactaaattgtttttattttaaattattattatataatcaaaatactaaaatgttttatattttaaattattgttttattgatatatattaatatattttaagtaagttatacttaaaaaaaaaaaaaaatcatctccactcatttctatttataaaatttaaatccaataaaactaagttaatgTGAACTTATAATTTGTTAGTTTGAATAGAAAGAGGCATTGATAATGagtaactttaaaaaaaaaaaaactaaaatgttttatttatttatatatctatctatcataatattacaaaacaaatatatattttctttatttaataaagtggAGGcccttttaaatttatttttcttgtcaaaatTCCTATTTGGTTGGATAGTTTTCGTGACCGTAAGGAAGCTTCCATGATTTTCGCGgttagaaatatatttatatattattaattacataatGCTTTAACGGTCATCGTcgtaatcttttatttttctttttttctttttctaaaaataacGTCGTAATCTGCAGATTCTACATTCCTATACCATTACCATGACAGCTCTTTCGTTTCAGTTTCCATGTCTTCTCCTGATTACTACAGAACAAACCATGAACACTTTAGGATTTGCTTTTATGGCTAAGAACATCAAGAACAAACCAGAGGTTAGCTatcatatatatcaatcaattgtgtttattttttccTGTTGTTGTTACTTGAAAATGGTATTACATTTGTTGTGTTTTCTGGTTGTTTTAGGAGAATCAGAGGCTGACGAGATCTACTCTCATAAAGAATCTATACAAGGAGATGGATAAACTTAGAATAGGTGGGATAAGAGCCAGcgacaaaaatgaaataattctggtgagttcaattattttgaaatgattaaaaaaaacaataatagaaAGATGGCTCTAGAATAGAAGAGTAGAGAAGAGTTACTATTTATGATTTTGTAAGTCACTCAACCCATAACCAGTCATCACTCTCTCTTCCTCATAGAAAAAAACAACAAGATTTTACCGATgggtaaaaaaaacatattataaatagtaaCCATTTATGAGTCATTGTATCTCACTCAACCCATAACCACTCATCACTCTCTCTTCCTCATAGAAAAAAAACGAGCAAGATTTGACGATGGGTAAAGACGTCGAAGATGGAGATCAATTCCTCCCCAAGGATTACAAAGACCCACCGCCGGTACCCCTCTTTGACCTAGAGGAGCTAACAAAATGGGCATTATACAGAGCCACAATCGCAGAATTTGTAGCCACTCTGCTTTTCCTCTACATCACTGTCCTCACCGTCATCGGCTACAAAAGCCAATCCGAAACCGACCAATGCGGCGGCGTCGGCATCCTCGGCATTGCCTGGGCTTTTGGCGGCATGATTTTCGTCCTCGTTTACAGCACCGCCGGCATCTCCGGTCagtcacatttcatttcaaaactatatatatgtCTGATTaagattgtttaaaattaatcaaatacaattttacAGGTGGGCACATAAACCCAGCAGTCACATTCGGTCTATTCTTGGCTCGTAAGGTGTCCGTGATCAGAGCCGTGTTCTATATAGTGGCTCAATGCTTGGGAGCCATTTGCGGCTGTGGCTTGGTCAAGGCGTTTCAGACGGCTTACTATGTCAAATACGGCGGCGGCGCCAACGAGCTTGCCGCCGGCTACAGCATCGGCACCGGACTTGGAGCAGAAATTATTGGAACTTTCGTCCTTGTTTACACTGTTTTCTCTGCAACCGATCCCAAGAGAAAAGCGCGTGACTCGCACGTACCGATTCTGGCGCCGCTTCCTATTGGATTCTCCGTCTTCATGGTTCACTTGGCGACGATCCCAATAACCGGCACCGGGATCAACCCTGCTCGGAGTTTTGGGGCGGCGGTGATCTATGGTAAAGACAAAGCTTGGGATGATCAATGGATCTTCTGGGTCGGACCCTTCATCGGAGCGGCCATAGCAGCCTTTTATCATCAGATTGTTCTTAGGGCGGCAAAAGCTTTTGAATCATTCAAAAGCTGATCTTCATGCTTACAAATTTGTGTGCGCGTTTTTATGTCGGTTGctttgaataatattatgtatttcTATGTAAAATCAAGTTGTCTTGTGTGGAAGATGggtcattttctttctttctttcaataATGTACCTCagattgtttattattaatttccaTTGTTGGTTCTtgatttcaatattattttatcttttctaaaaataaaaaaaaaattctgtaattgaaaataaacataacaattaatttataagttggCATTCAGGCAAGgttacattatatattattcacaTTTATCCATATTAATttgtaatcattaaaaaaaattccttCGTTTATATGAAATTGCATTAttctatacttttttttaatatctaaaaaaagGTCAGATTTATTGAATAATCCAAATCCATTAAAGAAGTTAAAAGATGGTAAGAAGTCTAGTTTTGCCGACGCTTAATATATGTTAGCAATTATGTGTcaattaatgtatatttttattggaGTGTTTGTCTGTCATTAGGTCTCTATTCCAAACTTTTACcttatttttaaatctattgTTTTATCTATATTTCAATCATTAAAACTTTTGAAATTTaggaatttaaattatatttgtaaatataattggatttaagattaaattactatttacttctaattttgtttttgtaagtgAAGAAAAATCcaataattctctttctttcttacttttatCGGTAAGACAAAATCatatcattttgttttgtttgtcagCATGGAAGCAGCATTAGTCTCTCTTTTTTTCAGCATGAAAGCATCATCATTTTTCTCTCTTGCTAATACACAGGCTTCAacattgtttttgtttgtttgtctgTCAGCTAAAAGTCTTCTTTTATCTCTCTCTCCTTTAATCTCAACCTCCTTTTATTTTAAGTTCCTACTATcccatttttattgattaatacattttcaatctttgaaacaaatacaaattaaattagtatttaaagTTGAGTTAGGGAGtttatacttataataaattttacaattatcaATTAGAATTTATTAGGTTTTTATTTGGTTTTGAGTTTGAGCCTCAccaaaaattatttaggttttattatcaGAATGTTTAccatataaatatgtgattattaagggtttacataaGTTAgagagaattttagagagaCAAAGTGTGATACTCTTTATCATTTCTTCTTTATCATAGGAAATCTGGTggcggctgaagtggacgtagctcatttTGAGTGaaataaatctgtgtcttcttgtgttcttttttcttgACTTTTTTATAGATCGTTTCAAGCAGGTCGAATTTGGGAGATAAAAATcttaacaattggtattagagcagttaTGCTAGATTTGATCATTTGAAACGATGGCAAGCGAGAGCA from Impatiens glandulifera chromosome 5, dImpGla2.1, whole genome shotgun sequence includes:
- the LOC124938663 gene encoding aquaporin PIP2-2-like, producing MGKDVEDGDQFLPKDYKDPPPVPLFDLEELTKWALYRATIAEFVATLLFLYITVLTVIGYKSQSETDQCGGVGILGIAWAFGGMIFVLVYSTAGISGGHINPAVTFGLFLARKVSVIRAVFYIVAQCLGAICGCGLVKAFQTAYYVKYGGGANELAAGYSIGTGLGAEIIGTFVLVYTVFSATDPKRKARDSHVPILAPLPIGFSVFMVHLATIPITGTGINPARSFGAAVIYGKDKAWDDQWIFWVGPFIGAAIAAFYHQIVLRAAKAFESFKS